In the genome of Phycisphaerae bacterium, one region contains:
- a CDS encoding type II secretion system protein has protein sequence MATPRRAAFTLLELLVSVAVMAALSALTCMAVGSARERARAIKVHAELYGLGVALEAYGIDCGGCFPPVRVNCNSDMQDHWCQLPMELADGRYIPPGPGGGLSATLVDEFNPGHTYKYAAPGPMLLNGTPAGNYQVWIPDDVPLCESAQGRYYYNPQTTPVRWMVWSTGPHPKSEKSCHERAPMAAASWYRGAGDEGVLVRFRDAQTCQFKSP, from the coding sequence ATGGCAACACCGAGACGGGCCGCCTTCACGCTGCTGGAGCTTCTGGTGTCCGTGGCGGTGATGGCGGCCCTGTCGGCTTTGACATGCATGGCGGTCGGCAGCGCGCGGGAGCGGGCGCGGGCGATCAAGGTACACGCTGAGCTGTACGGGCTTGGCGTGGCGCTGGAGGCCTACGGGATAGACTGCGGCGGCTGCTTTCCGCCGGTGCGGGTCAACTGCAACAGCGATATGCAGGACCACTGGTGCCAGCTTCCGATGGAACTGGCGGACGGCCGATACATACCGCCGGGCCCTGGAGGCGGGCTGAGCGCGACGCTGGTGGACGAGTTCAATCCGGGCCATACGTACAAGTACGCCGCGCCCGGTCCGATGCTGCTGAACGGGACGCCAGCGGGGAATTACCAGGTGTGGATTCCCGATGACGTTCCACTCTGCGAGTCGGCGCAGGGACGCTACTACTACAACCCGCAGACGACCCCGGTGCGCTGGATGGTCTGGAGCACCGGCCCACATCCGAAGAGCGAGAAGAGCTGCCACGAACGCGCGCCGATGGCGGCTGCCTCGTGGTACCGAGGGGCGGGCGACGAGGGCGTGCTCGTCCGCTTCCGCGACGCCCAGACGTGTCAGTTCAAGAGCCCGTAG